From Asterias rubens chromosome 6, eAstRub1.3, whole genome shotgun sequence, one genomic window encodes:
- the LOC117291752 gene encoding prostaglandin E2 receptor EP4 subtype-like: MYWWNVSSVGVEAPCFSLPLYPPGRPLVTVDSKPCFPVLDETLELIFYFTGCILNLIIISLILRSAKRSKPSGGESVPRLLVLVLCVTELIFLVLGETSWVVSFIAGKWTGDIPVYLFAASAVVACSRLSKCIVVVMGIERYLSIKKPFFYDNSVTPRRIGVVILGIIFYSVSLSGFFIAGVTTRTWEACPASASKDHCLKLIDSNSNLYDNQTKYLYLNSAVENAYEYFTLLEGVVMTVVLISCNVVVIRCMQRLKAHLELACPRNREEYMKQVDMIRGAPADFSRLMVAIAVVFVVCILPYEIRWFSNQLDVWHSETLDYIAVRLYLGTCVINPLMYGIFRRNVRRKIMANTRKLLRKCCCCCKASNKVRPQRTEAERWRTPSTISGSLADSRAT; this comes from the exons ATGTATTGGTGGAATGTTTCATCAGTGGGGGTGGAAGCACCGTGCTTCTCACTCCCTCTGTACCCGCCAGGACGCCCACTGGTGACTGTTGATTCCAAGCCATGTTTCCCGGTCTTAGACGAGACGTTGGAATTGATATTCTACTTCACGGGCTGCATTCTGAACCTCATCATTATAAGCCTTATTTTAAGAAGTGCAAAACGTTCGAAACCCAGCGGTGGAGAGAGTGTACCTCGATTGTTAGTCTTGGTGCTTTGTGTGACCGAGTTAATATTTCTCGTCCTAGGGGAGACATCGTGGGTAGTGAGCTTCATAGCCGGGAAGTGGACTGGGGACATCCCAGTTTACCTGTTCGCAGCCTCGGCAGTGGTTGCCTGCAGTAGGCTGTCAAAATGCATCGTCGTGGTGATGGGGATCGAACGCTATCTGAGCATCAAGAAACCATTCTTCTATGATAACTCGGTCACGCCCCGCCGTATTGGAGTCGTAATCCTCGGCATCATTTTCTACTCCGTCTCTCTCTCGGGTTTCTTCATTGCCGGTGTGACCACGCGGACTTGGGAAGCTTGCCCCGCGAGTGCGTCAAAAGAccattgtttaaaattaattgaTTCCAACTCTAACCTTTATGACAATCAAACCAAGTACCTCTACCTTAACTCTGCCGTGGAAAACGCTTACGAATATTTCACTTTACTTGAGGGTGTTGTGATGACCGTGGTTCTTATATCATGCAATGTGGTGGTCATTCGATGTATGCAAAGATTGAAAGCCCACTTGGAACTTGCATGTCCGAGGAACAGAGAAGAGTATATGAAACAAGTGGATATGATTCGGGGCGCACCGGCGGATTTCTCTCGTCTGATGGTGGCGATTGCAGTGGTCTTTGTGGTATGCATATTACCATACGAG atcCGTTGGTTCTCGAATCAGCTCGACGTATGGCACTCCGAAACCCTAGACTACATCGCCGTTCGTCTCTACCTCGGCACGTGCGTTATCAACCCGCTAATGTACGGAATATTCCGCAGGAACGTTCGCCGTAAGATCATGGCGAACACACGGAAACTGCTTCGTAAATGCTGCTGTTGTTGTAAGGCTTCAAATAAAGTGCGCCCTCAGAGGACAGAGGCGGAAAGATGGCGGACTCCATCGACCATTTCCGGATCGTTGGCGGACTCTCGTGCTACGTGA
- the LOC117291121 gene encoding homeobox protein Mohawk-like: protein MANLVTYVTQNERHVLEDRDTFVMNLVNSDNFLNMGLAEDVRSDSLDTSDLGGQQTQQDVMSTETRLDDCGVSSGERDLSCSNHGLPNKEQGARSTRSRRHNTLIGDRPTHRRRSVNDMTKRLKSWLYDHKDNPYPTKNDKLTLSESSEMTLIQVSNWFANARRRLKNTVGQSGLTWKNRIKLYNQQARGNADQVSLASSGSGETEADFTAEGEMPALSPLNTDTSSSPSNNQSQAFTAPSTVMRVDPECFPQSPASSQVEVFTTESAHLHKFKQNILHRYLHDSVQHQHFQYGALRSGTKTPSTVRVFNNRDSIGSTGDFEDVSSTSPNSTGSDGNQSIFQDGRSPYDIDFQGMSVGQMSQSEEAMPQTMEGNDTYRKELVAAMVLTNMARAKRHLLPLGMMP, encoded by the exons ATGGCGAATTTAGTCACTTACGTGACACAAAATGAACGGCATGTTTTGGAAGATCGCGACACATTCGTGATGAATCTGGTAAACTCTGACAATTTTTTGAACATGGGCCTGGCGGAAGATGTAAGGAGTGACAGTTTAGACACCTCTGACTTGGGAGGACAACAAACGCAACAGGATGTCATGTCAACAGAAACTAGACTTGATGACTGTGGTGTCTCTAGTGGTGAGCGTGATTTGAGCTGCTCGAACCACGGATTGCCGAACAAGGAGCAGGGAGCGAGGAGTACGCGGAGCAG GCGCCATAACACGTTAATAGGAGACCGTCCAACTCACAGAAGACGTTCCGTAAACGACATGACGAAACGTCTCAAATCTTGGCTCTACGACCACAAAGACAACCCCTATCCAACGAAGAATGATAAACTCACCTTGTCCGAATCTTCTGAGATGACCTTAATACAG GTGTCCAACTGGTTTGCCAACGCCAGACGCCGCCTCAAGAACACCGTTGGGCAATCGGGTCTCACTTGGAAGAACAGAATTAAACTTTACAATCAACAAGCCCGGGGAAATGCAGATCAAGTCAGCCTTGCAAGCTCAGGGTCGGGTGAAACTGAAGCTGATTTTACAGCTGAAGGTG AAATGCCTGCTTTAAGTCCTCTCAACACAGATACATCGAGCTCACCTAGCAACAACCAATCACAGGCGTTCACTGCGCCCTCTACGGTGATGAGAGTAGATCCCGAGTGTTTCCCCCAATCTCCTGCATCATCTCAGGTCGAGGTGTTCACAACCGAATCAGCGCATCTGCATAAATTCAAGCAAAACATTCTGCACCGGTACCTCCATGACTCGGTCCAGCACCAACATTTCCAATATGGCGCTCTCCGGTCAGGAACAAAGACGCCCTCAACGGTCCGTGTGTTTAACAACAGAGATTCGATAGGCTCGACGGGTGATTTCGAGGATGTATCGAGTACTTCACCTAACAGTACAGGAAGTGACGGCAATCAGTCAATATTTCAAGATGGGCGTTCACCTTACG ATATAGACTTCCAGGGTATGTCAGTTGGTCAGATGTCTCAAAGTGAAGAAGCAATGCCGCAAAC AATGGAAGGCAATGATACGTATAGGAAGGAGCTAGTAGCGGCAAtggtactaacaaatatggccCGGGCGAAACGTCACTTACTACCGCTAGGAATGATGCCGTAG